A genomic segment from Phragmites australis chromosome 6, lpPhrAust1.1, whole genome shotgun sequence encodes:
- the LOC133922087 gene encoding GSH-induced LITAF domain protein-like has product MASKTPAAAAGEPALGVPYHPAEVQGPYYHAPPNPYAAGMPPPNAIYAGAPKGVPLQQTMFRDTPAPFHCQACGAAAVSSVRSKPSLASVVACMMPFMMGVCFLCPSMDCLWHKYHYCPSCGEKVAEFKKSDPCLVVDPTRWSEPSFALPA; this is encoded by the exons ATGGCGTCCAAGAcccccgcggcggccgccggcgaGCCCGCCCTCGGCGTCCCGTACCATCCAGCCGAGGTCCAGGGGCCCTATTACCACGCGCCGCCGAACCCCTATGCGGCGGGGATGCCACCGCCCAACGCGATCTACGCCGGCGCGCCCAAGGGGGTGCCGCTGCAGCAGACCATGTTCCGCGACACGCCCGCGCCCTTCCACTGCCAGGCCtgtggcgccgccgccgtctcctccgTCCG GTCGAAGCCAAGTCTTGCATCCGTTGTGGCTTGCATGATGCCCTTCATGATGGGGGTCTGCTTCCTGTGCCCGTCAATGGACTGCCTCTGGCACAAATACCATTACTGCCCCAGCTGCGGGGAAAAG GTGGCTGAGTTCAAGAAGTCCGACCCGTGCCTCGTTGTGGATCCAACCCGCTGGTCCGAGCCGAGCTTCGCCCTTCCTGCATAG